The Equus przewalskii isolate Varuska chromosome 5, EquPr2, whole genome shotgun sequence genome window below encodes:
- the SMARCC2 gene encoding SWI/SNF complex subunit SMARCC2 isoform X6, with protein MAVRKKDGGPNVKYYEAADTVTQFDNVRLWLGKNYKKYIQAEPPTNKSLSSLVVQLLQFQEEVFGKHVSNAPLTKLPIKCFLDFKAGGSLCHILAAAYKFKSDQGWRRYDFQNPSRMDRNVEMFMTIEKSLVQNNCLSRPNIFLCPEIEPKLLGKLKDIIKRHQGTVTEDKNNASHVVYPVPGNLEEEEWVRPVMKRDKQVLLHWGYYPDSYDTWIPASEIEASVEDAPTPEKPRKVHAKWILDTDTFNEWMNEEDYEVNDDKNPVSRRKKISAKTLTDEVNSPDSDRRDKKGGNYKKRKRSPSPSPTPEAKKKNAKKGPSTPYTKSKRGHREEEQEDLTKDMDEPSPVPNVEEVTLPKTVNTKKDSESAPVKGGTMTDLDEQEDESMETTGKDEDENSTGNKGEQTKNPDLHEDNVTEQTHHIIIPSYAAWFDYNSVHAIERRALPEFFNGKNKSKTPEIYLAYRNFMIDTYRLNPQEYLTSTACRRNLAGDVCAIMRVHAFLEQWGLINYQVDAESRPTPMGPPPTSHFHVLADTPSGLVPLQPKTPQGRQVDADTKAGRKGKELDDLVPETAKGKPELTSASQQMLNFPDKGKEKPTDMQNFGLRTDMYTKKNVPSKSKAAASATREWTEQETLLLLEALEMYKDDWNKVSEHVGSRTQDECILHFLRLPIEDPYLEDSEASLGPLAYQPIPFSQSGNPVMSTVAFLASVVDPRVASAAAKSALEEFSKMKEEVPTALVEAHVRKVEEAAKVTGKADPAFGLESSGIAGTTSDEPERIEESGTDEARAEGQATEEKKEPKEPREGVGAVEEEAKEKTSEAPKKDEEKGKEGDGEKESEKSDGDAIVDPEKEKEPKEGQEEVLKEVVESEGERKTKVERDIGEGNLSTAAAAALAAAAVKAKHLAAVEERKIKSLVALLVETQMKKLEIKLRHFEELETIMDREREALEYQRQQLLADRQAFHMEQLKYAEMRARQQHFQQMHQQQQQPPPALPPGSQPIPPTGAAGPPTVHGLAMAPASVAPAPAGSGAPPGSLGPSEQIGQAGSTAGPQQQQPAGAPQPGAVPPGVPPPGPHGPSPFPNQQTPPSMMPGAVPGSGHPGVADPGTPLPPDPTAPSPGTVTPVPPPQ; from the exons ATGGCGGTGCGGAAGAAGGACGGCGGCCCCAACGTGAAGTACTACGAGGCCGCGGACACCGTGACCCAGTTCGACAACGTGCGGCTCTGGCTCGGCAAGAACTACAAGAAG TATATACAAGCTGAACCACCCACCAATAAGTCCTTGTCTAGCCTGGTTGTACAGTTGCTACAGTTTCAGGAGGAAGTTTTTGGCAAACATGTCAGCAATGCACCGCTCACTAAACTGCCG ATCAAATGTTTCCTAGATTTCAAAGCAGGAGGGTCCCTGTGCCACATACTTGCAGCTGCCTACAAATTCAAGAGTGACCAGGGATG GCGGCGTTACGATTTCCAGAACCCATCGCGCATGGACCGCAATGTGGAAATGTTCATGACCATTGAGAAGTCCTTGGTGCAG aATAACTGCCTGTCGCGACCTAACATTTTCCTTTGCCCAGAAATTGAACCCAAACTGCTAGGGAAAttaaaggacattatcaagagaCACCAG GGAACCGTCACTGAGGACAAGAACAATGCCTCCCATGTTGTGTATCCTGTCCCAGGGAACCTGGAAGAAG AGGAATGGGTACGACCAGTCATGAAAAGAGATAAGCAGGTTCTTCTGCACTGGGGCTACTATCCTGACAG TTATGACACGTGGATTCCAGCCAGTGAAATTGAAGCATCTGTTGAAGATGCTCCAACTCCTGAGAAACCTAGGAAG GTGCATGCAAagtggatcctggacacagacaccTTCAACGAATGGATGAATGAGGAAGACTACGAAGTAAATGATGACAAAAACCCTGTCTCCCGCCGAAAGAAGATTTCAGCCAAGACATTGACAGATGAG GTGAACAGCCCAGATTCAGATCGACGGGACAAGAAGGGGGGAAACTATAAGAAGAGGAAGCGCTCCCCGTCTCCTTCACCGACCCCAgaagctaagaagaaaaatgctaAGAAAGG tcCCTCAACACCTTACACTAAGTCAAAACGTGGCCACCGAGAAGAGGAGCAAGAAGACCTGACAAAGGACATGGATGAGCCCTCACCGGTCCCCAACGTAGAAGAGGTGACACTGCCCAAAACAG TCAACACTAAGAAGGACTCCGAGTCAGCCCCAGTCAAAGGAGGCACCATGACTGACCTGG aTGAACAGGAGGATGAAAGCATGGAGACCACGGGCAAG GATGAGGATGAGAACAGTACGGGGAACAAGGGGGAGCAGACCAAGAATCCAGACCTTCACGAGGACAACGTGACTGAGCAGACCCACCACATCATCATCCCCAGCTACGCTGCCTGGTTTGACTATAATAG TGTTCATGCCATTGAGCGGAGGGCTCTCCCCGAGTTCTTCAACGGCAAGAACAAGTCCAAGACCCCAGAAAT cTACCTGGCCTATCGGAACTTCATGATTGACACTTACCGGCTGAACCCCCAAGAGTATCTCACCTCCACCGCCTGCCGCAGGAACCTGGCGGGTGATGTCTGTGCCATCATGAG GGTCCATGCCTTCCTAGAACAGTGGGGTCTTATTAACTACCAGGTGGATGCTGAGAGTCGACCAACCCCAATGGGGCCTCCACCCACCTCTCACTTCCACGTCTTGGCGGACACACCATCAGGGCTGGTGCCTCTGCAGCCCAAGACCCCACAG GGCCGCCAGGTTGATGCTGATACCAAGGCTGGGCGAAAGGGCAAAGAGCTGGATGACCTGGTGCCAGAGACGGCTAAGGGCAAGCCAGAGCTG ACCTCTGCTTCCCAGCAAATGCTCAACTTCCCtgacaaaggcaaagagaaaccAACAGACATGCAGAACTTTGGGCTGCGCACAGACATGTACACGAAGAAGAACGTCCCCTCCAAG AGCAAGGCTGCAGCCAGCGCCACTCGAGAGTGGACAGAACAGGAGACCCTGCTGCTCCTGGAG gCACTGGAAATGTACAAAGATGACTGGAACAAAGTGTCGGAGCATGTGGGAAGCCGCACCCAGGACGAGTGCATCTTGCATTTTCTTCGTCTTCCCATCGAAGATCCGTACCTGGAGGACTCAGAGGCCTCCCTGGGGCCCCTGGCCTACCAGCCCATCCCCTTCAGTCAGTCGGGCAACCCTGTTATGAGCACTGTTGCCTTCCTGGCCTCTGTCGTCGATCCTCGAGTTGCCTCTGCTGCTGCGAAGTCTGCCCTAG AAGAGTTCTCCAAAATGAAGGAAGAGGTACCCACAGCTTTGGTGGAGGCCCATGTTCGGAAGGTAGAAGAAGCAGCCAAAGTGACGGGCAAGGCGGACCCAGCCTTCGGCCTGGAAAGCAGTGGcattgcaggaaccacctctgatGAGCCTGAGCGGATCG AGGAGAGCGGGACTGACGAGGCACGGGCAGAGGGCCAGGCcacagaggagaagaaggagccCAAG GAACCCCGAGAAGGAGTTGGGGCTGTAGAGGAAGAAGCAAAGGAGAAAACCAGCGAGGCTCCCAAGAAggatgaagagaaagggaaagaaggcgACGGCGAGAAGGAGTCAGAAAAGAGTGACGGGGACGCGATAG TTGACcctgagaaggagaaggagccaaaggaagggcaggaggaagtgCTGAAGGAAGTGGTGGAGtcggagggggagaggaagacaaAGGTGGAGCGGGACATCGGCGAGGGCAACCTCTCCACTGCTGCCGCTGCAGCTCTGGCCGCTGCCGCCGTGAAGGCCAAG cACTTGGCTGCTGTTGAAGAAAGGAAGATCAAATCTCTGGTGGCCCTGCTGGTGGAGACCCAAATGAAAAAGTTGGAGATCAAACTCCGGCACTTTGAAGAACTGGAGACGATCATGGACCGGGAGCGAGAAGCA CTGGAGTATCAGAGACAGCAGCTCCTGGCCGACAGACAAGCCTTCCACATGGAGCAGCTGAAGTATGCGGAGATGAGGGCCCGGCAGCAGCACTTTCAACAAATGCACCAACAGCAACAGCAGCCACCGCCAGCCTTgcccccaggctcccagcctATCCCTCCTACAGGCGCCGCTGGGCCACCCACAGTCCACGGCTTGGCCATGGCTCCAGCTTCTGTGGCCCCTGCTCCTGCTGGCAGTGGGGCCCCTCCTGGAAGCTTGGGCCCCTCTGAACAGATTGGGCAGGCAGGGTCAACAGCAGGGCCACAGCAGCAGCAACCAGCTGGAGCCCCCCAGCCTGGGGCAGTCCCACCAGGGGTACCCCCCCCTGGACCCCATG GCCCCTCACCGTTCCCCAACCAACAAACTCCTCCCTCAATGATGCCAGGGGCAGTGCCAGGCAGCGGGCACCCAGGCGTGGCGG aCCCAGGCACTCCCTTGCCTCCAGACCCCACGGCCCCTAGCCCAGGCACGGTCACCCCTGTGCCACCTCCACAGTGA
- the SMARCC2 gene encoding SWI/SNF complex subunit SMARCC2 isoform X3 → MAVRKKDGGPNVKYYEAADTVTQFDNVRLWLGKNYKKYIQAEPPTNKSLSSLVVQLLQFQEEVFGKHVSNAPLTKLPIKCFLDFKAGGSLCHILAAAYKFKSDQGWRRYDFQNPSRMDRNVEMFMTIEKSLVQNNCLSRPNIFLCPEIEPKLLGKLKDIIKRHQGTVTEDKNNASHVVYPVPGNLEEEEWVRPVMKRDKQVLLHWGYYPDSYDTWIPASEIEASVEDAPTPEKPRKVHAKWILDTDTFNEWMNEEDYEVNDDKNPVSRRKKISAKTLTDEVNSPDSDRRDKKGGNYKKRKRSPSPSPTPEAKKKNAKKGPSTPYTKSKRGHREEEQEDLTKDMDEPSPVPNVEEVTLPKTVNTKKDSESAPVKGGTMTDLDEQEDESMETTGKDEDENSTGNKGEQTKNPDLHEDNVTEQTHHIIIPSYAAWFDYNSVHAIERRALPEFFNGKNKSKTPEIYLAYRNFMIDTYRLNPQEYLTSTACRRNLAGDVCAIMRVHAFLEQWGLINYQVDAESRPTPMGPPPTSHFHVLADTPSGLVPLQPKTPQQTSASQQMLNFPDKGKEKPTDMQNFGLRTDMYTKKNVPSKSKAAASATREWTEQETLLLLEALEMYKDDWNKVSEHVGSRTQDECILHFLRLPIEDPYLEDSEASLGPLAYQPIPFSQSGNPVMSTVAFLASVVDPRVASAAAKSALEEFSKMKEEVPTALVEAHVRKVEEAAKVTGKADPAFGLESSGIAGTTSDEPERIEESGTDEARAEGQATEEKKEPKEPREGVGAVEEEAKEKTSEAPKKDEEKGKEGDGEKESEKSDGDAIVDPEKEKEPKEGQEEVLKEVVESEGERKTKVERDIGEGNLSTAAAAALAAAAVKAKHLAAVEERKIKSLVALLVETQMKKLEIKLRHFEELETIMDREREALEYQRQQLLADRQAFHMEQLKYAEMRARQQHFQQMHQQQQQPPPALPPGSQPIPPTGAAGPPTVHGLAMAPASVAPAPAGSGAPPGSLGPSEQIGQAGSTAGPQQQQPAGAPQPGAVPPGVPPPGPHGPSPFPNQQTPPSMMPGAVPGSGHPGVAGNAPLGLPFGMPPPPPPPAPSIIPFGSLADSISINLPPPNLHGHHHHLPFAPGTLPPPNLPVSMANPLHPNLPATTTMPSSLPLGPGLGSAAAQSPAIVAAVQGNLLPSASPLPDPGTPLPPDPTAPSPGTVTPVPPPQ, encoded by the exons ATGGCGGTGCGGAAGAAGGACGGCGGCCCCAACGTGAAGTACTACGAGGCCGCGGACACCGTGACCCAGTTCGACAACGTGCGGCTCTGGCTCGGCAAGAACTACAAGAAG TATATACAAGCTGAACCACCCACCAATAAGTCCTTGTCTAGCCTGGTTGTACAGTTGCTACAGTTTCAGGAGGAAGTTTTTGGCAAACATGTCAGCAATGCACCGCTCACTAAACTGCCG ATCAAATGTTTCCTAGATTTCAAAGCAGGAGGGTCCCTGTGCCACATACTTGCAGCTGCCTACAAATTCAAGAGTGACCAGGGATG GCGGCGTTACGATTTCCAGAACCCATCGCGCATGGACCGCAATGTGGAAATGTTCATGACCATTGAGAAGTCCTTGGTGCAG aATAACTGCCTGTCGCGACCTAACATTTTCCTTTGCCCAGAAATTGAACCCAAACTGCTAGGGAAAttaaaggacattatcaagagaCACCAG GGAACCGTCACTGAGGACAAGAACAATGCCTCCCATGTTGTGTATCCTGTCCCAGGGAACCTGGAAGAAG AGGAATGGGTACGACCAGTCATGAAAAGAGATAAGCAGGTTCTTCTGCACTGGGGCTACTATCCTGACAG TTATGACACGTGGATTCCAGCCAGTGAAATTGAAGCATCTGTTGAAGATGCTCCAACTCCTGAGAAACCTAGGAAG GTGCATGCAAagtggatcctggacacagacaccTTCAACGAATGGATGAATGAGGAAGACTACGAAGTAAATGATGACAAAAACCCTGTCTCCCGCCGAAAGAAGATTTCAGCCAAGACATTGACAGATGAG GTGAACAGCCCAGATTCAGATCGACGGGACAAGAAGGGGGGAAACTATAAGAAGAGGAAGCGCTCCCCGTCTCCTTCACCGACCCCAgaagctaagaagaaaaatgctaAGAAAGG tcCCTCAACACCTTACACTAAGTCAAAACGTGGCCACCGAGAAGAGGAGCAAGAAGACCTGACAAAGGACATGGATGAGCCCTCACCGGTCCCCAACGTAGAAGAGGTGACACTGCCCAAAACAG TCAACACTAAGAAGGACTCCGAGTCAGCCCCAGTCAAAGGAGGCACCATGACTGACCTGG aTGAACAGGAGGATGAAAGCATGGAGACCACGGGCAAG GATGAGGATGAGAACAGTACGGGGAACAAGGGGGAGCAGACCAAGAATCCAGACCTTCACGAGGACAACGTGACTGAGCAGACCCACCACATCATCATCCCCAGCTACGCTGCCTGGTTTGACTATAATAG TGTTCATGCCATTGAGCGGAGGGCTCTCCCCGAGTTCTTCAACGGCAAGAACAAGTCCAAGACCCCAGAAAT cTACCTGGCCTATCGGAACTTCATGATTGACACTTACCGGCTGAACCCCCAAGAGTATCTCACCTCCACCGCCTGCCGCAGGAACCTGGCGGGTGATGTCTGTGCCATCATGAG GGTCCATGCCTTCCTAGAACAGTGGGGTCTTATTAACTACCAGGTGGATGCTGAGAGTCGACCAACCCCAATGGGGCCTCCACCCACCTCTCACTTCCACGTCTTGGCGGACACACCATCAGGGCTGGTGCCTCTGCAGCCCAAGACCCCACAG CAGACCTCTGCTTCCCAGCAAATGCTCAACTTCCCtgacaaaggcaaagagaaaccAACAGACATGCAGAACTTTGGGCTGCGCACAGACATGTACACGAAGAAGAACGTCCCCTCCAAG AGCAAGGCTGCAGCCAGCGCCACTCGAGAGTGGACAGAACAGGAGACCCTGCTGCTCCTGGAG gCACTGGAAATGTACAAAGATGACTGGAACAAAGTGTCGGAGCATGTGGGAAGCCGCACCCAGGACGAGTGCATCTTGCATTTTCTTCGTCTTCCCATCGAAGATCCGTACCTGGAGGACTCAGAGGCCTCCCTGGGGCCCCTGGCCTACCAGCCCATCCCCTTCAGTCAGTCGGGCAACCCTGTTATGAGCACTGTTGCCTTCCTGGCCTCTGTCGTCGATCCTCGAGTTGCCTCTGCTGCTGCGAAGTCTGCCCTAG AAGAGTTCTCCAAAATGAAGGAAGAGGTACCCACAGCTTTGGTGGAGGCCCATGTTCGGAAGGTAGAAGAAGCAGCCAAAGTGACGGGCAAGGCGGACCCAGCCTTCGGCCTGGAAAGCAGTGGcattgcaggaaccacctctgatGAGCCTGAGCGGATCG AGGAGAGCGGGACTGACGAGGCACGGGCAGAGGGCCAGGCcacagaggagaagaaggagccCAAG GAACCCCGAGAAGGAGTTGGGGCTGTAGAGGAAGAAGCAAAGGAGAAAACCAGCGAGGCTCCCAAGAAggatgaagagaaagggaaagaaggcgACGGCGAGAAGGAGTCAGAAAAGAGTGACGGGGACGCGATAG TTGACcctgagaaggagaaggagccaaaggaagggcaggaggaagtgCTGAAGGAAGTGGTGGAGtcggagggggagaggaagacaaAGGTGGAGCGGGACATCGGCGAGGGCAACCTCTCCACTGCTGCCGCTGCAGCTCTGGCCGCTGCCGCCGTGAAGGCCAAG cACTTGGCTGCTGTTGAAGAAAGGAAGATCAAATCTCTGGTGGCCCTGCTGGTGGAGACCCAAATGAAAAAGTTGGAGATCAAACTCCGGCACTTTGAAGAACTGGAGACGATCATGGACCGGGAGCGAGAAGCA CTGGAGTATCAGAGACAGCAGCTCCTGGCCGACAGACAAGCCTTCCACATGGAGCAGCTGAAGTATGCGGAGATGAGGGCCCGGCAGCAGCACTTTCAACAAATGCACCAACAGCAACAGCAGCCACCGCCAGCCTTgcccccaggctcccagcctATCCCTCCTACAGGCGCCGCTGGGCCACCCACAGTCCACGGCTTGGCCATGGCTCCAGCTTCTGTGGCCCCTGCTCCTGCTGGCAGTGGGGCCCCTCCTGGAAGCTTGGGCCCCTCTGAACAGATTGGGCAGGCAGGGTCAACAGCAGGGCCACAGCAGCAGCAACCAGCTGGAGCCCCCCAGCCTGGGGCAGTCCCACCAGGGGTACCCCCCCCTGGACCCCATG GCCCCTCACCGTTCCCCAACCAACAAACTCCTCCCTCAATGATGCCAGGGGCAGTGCCAGGCAGCGGGCACCCAGGCGTGGCGGGTAATGCTCCTTTGGGTTTGCCTTTTGGCatgccgcctcctcctcctcctcctgctccatccaTCATCCCATTTGGTAGTCTAGCCGACTCCATCAGTATTAACCTTCCCCCTCCTAACCTGCATGGGCATCACCACCATCTCCCGTTCGCCCCGGGCACTCTCCCCCCACCTAACCTGCCTGTGTCCATGGCGAACCCTCTACATCCTAACCTGCCGGCGACCACCACCATGCCATCTTCCTTGCCTCTCGGGCCGGGGCTCGGATCCGCCGCAGCCCAGAGCCCTGCCATTGTGGCAGCTGTTCAGGGCAACCTCCTGCCCAGTGCCAGCCCACTGCCAG aCCCAGGCACTCCCTTGCCTCCAGACCCCACGGCCCCTAGCCCAGGCACGGTCACCCCTGTGCCACCTCCACAGTGA
- the SMARCC2 gene encoding SWI/SNF complex subunit SMARCC2 isoform X7 → MAVRKKDGGPNVKYYEAADTVTQFDNVRLWLGKNYKKYIQAEPPTNKSLSSLVVQLLQFQEEVFGKHVSNAPLTKLPIKCFLDFKAGGSLCHILAAAYKFKSDQGWRRYDFQNPSRMDRNVEMFMTIEKSLVQNNCLSRPNIFLCPEIEPKLLGKLKDIIKRHQGTVTEDKNNASHVVYPVPGNLEEEEWVRPVMKRDKQVLLHWGYYPDSYDTWIPASEIEASVEDAPTPEKPRKVHAKWILDTDTFNEWMNEEDYEVNDDKNPVSRRKKISAKTLTDEVNSPDSDRRDKKGGNYKKRKRSPSPSPTPEAKKKNAKKGPSTPYTKSKRGHREEEQEDLTKDMDEPSPVPNVEEVTLPKTVNTKKDSESAPVKGGTMTDLDEQEDESMETTGKDEDENSTGNKGEQTKNPDLHEDNVTEQTHHIIIPSYAAWFDYNSVHAIERRALPEFFNGKNKSKTPEIYLAYRNFMIDTYRLNPQEYLTSTACRRNLAGDVCAIMRVHAFLEQWGLINYQVDAESRPTPMGPPPTSHFHVLADTPSGLVPLQPKTPQQTSASQQMLNFPDKGKEKPTDMQNFGLRTDMYTKKNVPSKSKAAASATREWTEQETLLLLEALEMYKDDWNKVSEHVGSRTQDECILHFLRLPIEDPYLEDSEASLGPLAYQPIPFSQSGNPVMSTVAFLASVVDPRVASAAAKSALEEFSKMKEEVPTALVEAHVRKVEEAAKVTGKADPAFGLESSGIAGTTSDEPERIEESGTDEARAEGQATEEKKEPKEPREGVGAVEEEAKEKTSEAPKKDEEKGKEGDGEKESEKSDGDAIVDPEKEKEPKEGQEEVLKEVVESEGERKTKVERDIGEGNLSTAAAAALAAAAVKAKHLAAVEERKIKSLVALLVETQMKKLEIKLRHFEELETIMDREREALEYQRQQLLADRQAFHMEQLKYAEMRARQQHFQQMHQQQQQPPPALPPGSQPIPPTGAAGPPTVHGLAMAPASVAPAPAGSGAPPGSLGPSEQIGQAGSTAGPQQQQPAGAPQPGAVPPGVPPPGPHGPSPFPNQQTPPSMMPGAVPGSGHPGVADPGTPLPPDPTAPSPGTVTPVPPPQ, encoded by the exons ATGGCGGTGCGGAAGAAGGACGGCGGCCCCAACGTGAAGTACTACGAGGCCGCGGACACCGTGACCCAGTTCGACAACGTGCGGCTCTGGCTCGGCAAGAACTACAAGAAG TATATACAAGCTGAACCACCCACCAATAAGTCCTTGTCTAGCCTGGTTGTACAGTTGCTACAGTTTCAGGAGGAAGTTTTTGGCAAACATGTCAGCAATGCACCGCTCACTAAACTGCCG ATCAAATGTTTCCTAGATTTCAAAGCAGGAGGGTCCCTGTGCCACATACTTGCAGCTGCCTACAAATTCAAGAGTGACCAGGGATG GCGGCGTTACGATTTCCAGAACCCATCGCGCATGGACCGCAATGTGGAAATGTTCATGACCATTGAGAAGTCCTTGGTGCAG aATAACTGCCTGTCGCGACCTAACATTTTCCTTTGCCCAGAAATTGAACCCAAACTGCTAGGGAAAttaaaggacattatcaagagaCACCAG GGAACCGTCACTGAGGACAAGAACAATGCCTCCCATGTTGTGTATCCTGTCCCAGGGAACCTGGAAGAAG AGGAATGGGTACGACCAGTCATGAAAAGAGATAAGCAGGTTCTTCTGCACTGGGGCTACTATCCTGACAG TTATGACACGTGGATTCCAGCCAGTGAAATTGAAGCATCTGTTGAAGATGCTCCAACTCCTGAGAAACCTAGGAAG GTGCATGCAAagtggatcctggacacagacaccTTCAACGAATGGATGAATGAGGAAGACTACGAAGTAAATGATGACAAAAACCCTGTCTCCCGCCGAAAGAAGATTTCAGCCAAGACATTGACAGATGAG GTGAACAGCCCAGATTCAGATCGACGGGACAAGAAGGGGGGAAACTATAAGAAGAGGAAGCGCTCCCCGTCTCCTTCACCGACCCCAgaagctaagaagaaaaatgctaAGAAAGG tcCCTCAACACCTTACACTAAGTCAAAACGTGGCCACCGAGAAGAGGAGCAAGAAGACCTGACAAAGGACATGGATGAGCCCTCACCGGTCCCCAACGTAGAAGAGGTGACACTGCCCAAAACAG TCAACACTAAGAAGGACTCCGAGTCAGCCCCAGTCAAAGGAGGCACCATGACTGACCTGG aTGAACAGGAGGATGAAAGCATGGAGACCACGGGCAAG GATGAGGATGAGAACAGTACGGGGAACAAGGGGGAGCAGACCAAGAATCCAGACCTTCACGAGGACAACGTGACTGAGCAGACCCACCACATCATCATCCCCAGCTACGCTGCCTGGTTTGACTATAATAG TGTTCATGCCATTGAGCGGAGGGCTCTCCCCGAGTTCTTCAACGGCAAGAACAAGTCCAAGACCCCAGAAAT cTACCTGGCCTATCGGAACTTCATGATTGACACTTACCGGCTGAACCCCCAAGAGTATCTCACCTCCACCGCCTGCCGCAGGAACCTGGCGGGTGATGTCTGTGCCATCATGAG GGTCCATGCCTTCCTAGAACAGTGGGGTCTTATTAACTACCAGGTGGATGCTGAGAGTCGACCAACCCCAATGGGGCCTCCACCCACCTCTCACTTCCACGTCTTGGCGGACACACCATCAGGGCTGGTGCCTCTGCAGCCCAAGACCCCACAG CAGACCTCTGCTTCCCAGCAAATGCTCAACTTCCCtgacaaaggcaaagagaaaccAACAGACATGCAGAACTTTGGGCTGCGCACAGACATGTACACGAAGAAGAACGTCCCCTCCAAG AGCAAGGCTGCAGCCAGCGCCACTCGAGAGTGGACAGAACAGGAGACCCTGCTGCTCCTGGAG gCACTGGAAATGTACAAAGATGACTGGAACAAAGTGTCGGAGCATGTGGGAAGCCGCACCCAGGACGAGTGCATCTTGCATTTTCTTCGTCTTCCCATCGAAGATCCGTACCTGGAGGACTCAGAGGCCTCCCTGGGGCCCCTGGCCTACCAGCCCATCCCCTTCAGTCAGTCGGGCAACCCTGTTATGAGCACTGTTGCCTTCCTGGCCTCTGTCGTCGATCCTCGAGTTGCCTCTGCTGCTGCGAAGTCTGCCCTAG AAGAGTTCTCCAAAATGAAGGAAGAGGTACCCACAGCTTTGGTGGAGGCCCATGTTCGGAAGGTAGAAGAAGCAGCCAAAGTGACGGGCAAGGCGGACCCAGCCTTCGGCCTGGAAAGCAGTGGcattgcaggaaccacctctgatGAGCCTGAGCGGATCG AGGAGAGCGGGACTGACGAGGCACGGGCAGAGGGCCAGGCcacagaggagaagaaggagccCAAG GAACCCCGAGAAGGAGTTGGGGCTGTAGAGGAAGAAGCAAAGGAGAAAACCAGCGAGGCTCCCAAGAAggatgaagagaaagggaaagaaggcgACGGCGAGAAGGAGTCAGAAAAGAGTGACGGGGACGCGATAG TTGACcctgagaaggagaaggagccaaaggaagggcaggaggaagtgCTGAAGGAAGTGGTGGAGtcggagggggagaggaagacaaAGGTGGAGCGGGACATCGGCGAGGGCAACCTCTCCACTGCTGCCGCTGCAGCTCTGGCCGCTGCCGCCGTGAAGGCCAAG cACTTGGCTGCTGTTGAAGAAAGGAAGATCAAATCTCTGGTGGCCCTGCTGGTGGAGACCCAAATGAAAAAGTTGGAGATCAAACTCCGGCACTTTGAAGAACTGGAGACGATCATGGACCGGGAGCGAGAAGCA CTGGAGTATCAGAGACAGCAGCTCCTGGCCGACAGACAAGCCTTCCACATGGAGCAGCTGAAGTATGCGGAGATGAGGGCCCGGCAGCAGCACTTTCAACAAATGCACCAACAGCAACAGCAGCCACCGCCAGCCTTgcccccaggctcccagcctATCCCTCCTACAGGCGCCGCTGGGCCACCCACAGTCCACGGCTTGGCCATGGCTCCAGCTTCTGTGGCCCCTGCTCCTGCTGGCAGTGGGGCCCCTCCTGGAAGCTTGGGCCCCTCTGAACAGATTGGGCAGGCAGGGTCAACAGCAGGGCCACAGCAGCAGCAACCAGCTGGAGCCCCCCAGCCTGGGGCAGTCCCACCAGGGGTACCCCCCCCTGGACCCCATG GCCCCTCACCGTTCCCCAACCAACAAACTCCTCCCTCAATGATGCCAGGGGCAGTGCCAGGCAGCGGGCACCCAGGCGTGGCGG aCCCAGGCACTCCCTTGCCTCCAGACCCCACGGCCCCTAGCCCAGGCACGGTCACCCCTGTGCCACCTCCACAGTGA